One segment of Radiobacillus kanasensis DNA contains the following:
- a CDS encoding heavy metal translocating P-type ATPase, whose protein sequence is MSQPMKDASLQITGMTCAACANRIEKGLNKVDGVQSAGVNFALEQAKVSYDPDKTSVEALQTKVRDLGYDVVHEKAEFSITGMTCAACANRIEKGLSRMDGVSTASINLALESGTVEYNPDSITIQDLVEKVEKLGYGAILKGDQQEAVDYRTKEIEKQQGKFIFSLILSVPLLWAMVSHFKFTDFIYLPDMPMNPWVQLALATPVQFVVGKQFYVGAYKALRNGSANMDVLVALGTSAAYFYSLYLTIQSIGASAHMVELYFETSAVLITLILLGKLFEAKAKGRSSEAIKKLMGLQAKTATVVRDGKELIIPLDQVVVGDMVYVKPGEKVPVDGEIVEGQSAIDESMITGESVPVDKKVGDYLIGSTINKNGFIQMKATKVGKDTALAQIVKVVEDAQGSKAPIQRLADQISGIFVPIVVGIAFITFLVWIIWVEPGQFAEALEKLIAVLVIACPCALGLATPTSIMAGSGRSAEFGILFKGGEHLEKTHDLTTILLDKTGTVTNGEPVLTDVMVDSSIEEETFIQLVGAAEKQSEHPLAQAIVKGIEEQEVDLQRSDSFEAIPGYGIKAKVNNREIVIGTRKLMEKTNVDIKSILAKVTELEETGKTVMMVAIDQQYAGLVAVADTIKDTSKAAVARLKAMGLEVYMITGDNQRTAKAIATQAGIDNVIAEVLPEQKAEEVKKLQEAGKKVAMVGDGINDAPALALADIGMAIGTGTDIAMEAADITLIRGDLNSIADAILMSKKTIVNIKQNLFWAFGYNTLGIPIAALGFLAPWLAGAAMAFSSVSVVLNALRLQKVKL, encoded by the coding sequence ATGAGCCAACCAATGAAAGATGCAAGCTTACAAATTACTGGCATGACCTGTGCCGCTTGTGCAAATCGTATTGAAAAGGGATTAAATAAAGTAGATGGTGTACAATCTGCTGGTGTAAATTTTGCTTTAGAACAAGCAAAAGTGTCCTATGATCCTGATAAAACATCTGTTGAAGCCTTACAAACAAAGGTACGAGACTTGGGTTACGATGTCGTTCATGAGAAAGCGGAGTTTTCTATTACCGGAATGACTTGTGCAGCCTGTGCCAATCGAATCGAAAAGGGACTAAGCCGGATGGATGGTGTATCAACAGCTTCCATAAACCTAGCTTTGGAAAGTGGGACAGTTGAATACAATCCAGATTCCATTACGATTCAAGATCTAGTAGAAAAGGTAGAAAAACTTGGGTACGGTGCTATTTTAAAAGGAGACCAACAAGAAGCCGTTGATTATCGCACAAAAGAAATAGAGAAGCAGCAAGGGAAATTCATCTTCTCCCTCATTCTTTCTGTTCCACTATTATGGGCTATGGTGAGCCACTTTAAGTTTACGGATTTTATTTATTTACCTGACATGCCCATGAATCCTTGGGTTCAATTAGCCCTAGCAACACCAGTTCAATTTGTGGTTGGGAAGCAATTTTATGTTGGTGCGTATAAAGCATTGCGAAACGGTAGCGCAAATATGGATGTACTTGTTGCACTGGGGACGTCTGCGGCTTACTTTTATAGCTTATATTTAACCATACAATCCATTGGTGCAAGTGCGCATATGGTGGAATTGTATTTTGAAACAAGTGCTGTTCTTATTACCCTTATTCTTTTAGGAAAACTATTTGAGGCCAAAGCAAAAGGACGGTCATCAGAAGCCATTAAGAAATTGATGGGACTACAAGCAAAAACGGCAACGGTAGTTCGGGATGGGAAGGAATTGATTATTCCTCTAGATCAAGTCGTTGTTGGAGACATGGTTTATGTGAAACCAGGAGAAAAGGTCCCTGTGGATGGAGAAATTGTAGAAGGACAATCCGCTATTGATGAGTCTATGATTACAGGAGAAAGTGTACCGGTAGATAAAAAGGTTGGGGATTATTTAATTGGATCGACAATCAATAAAAATGGATTTATTCAAATGAAGGCTACTAAGGTTGGGAAGGATACGGCATTAGCACAAATTGTAAAAGTAGTAGAAGATGCACAAGGTTCAAAAGCGCCGATACAACGACTTGCTGACCAAATATCTGGTATTTTTGTACCAATCGTAGTAGGCATTGCCTTTATCACATTTTTAGTTTGGATCATTTGGGTGGAGCCAGGGCAATTTGCTGAAGCACTAGAAAAATTGATAGCAGTTCTCGTTATTGCTTGTCCATGTGCCCTAGGCTTAGCAACACCAACCTCCATTATGGCAGGTTCTGGACGTTCTGCTGAGTTTGGTATTCTTTTCAAAGGTGGAGAACACTTAGAAAAGACACATGATTTAACGACTATTTTGTTAGATAAAACAGGGACGGTAACAAATGGGGAGCCTGTTTTAACGGATGTTATGGTTGATAGTTCTATAGAAGAAGAAACATTTATTCAATTAGTTGGTGCTGCTGAGAAGCAATCTGAACACCCTTTAGCACAAGCGATAGTAAAAGGAATAGAAGAACAAGAGGTAGATTTACAGCGTTCTGACTCTTTCGAAGCGATACCTGGCTACGGTATAAAGGCGAAAGTGAATAACCGTGAAATTGTGATCGGGACAAGAAAGCTTATGGAAAAGACGAACGTGGATATTAAGTCTATTCTGGCTAAAGTAACCGAGCTAGAAGAAACAGGGAAGACCGTCATGATGGTAGCAATTGACCAACAATATGCAGGACTAGTGGCTGTAGCTGATACGATCAAAGACACATCCAAAGCAGCGGTTGCTCGTTTGAAAGCGATGGGCTTAGAAGTGTACATGATAACTGGGGACAATCAACGAACTGCTAAAGCGATTGCGACTCAAGCGGGAATTGACAACGTCATTGCCGAAGTACTTCCTGAGCAAAAGGCAGAAGAAGTGAAAAAATTACAAGAAGCAGGCAAGAAAGTTGCCATGGTAGGCGATGGCATCAATGATGCTCCAGCTCTTGCCTTGGCAGATATTGGAATGGCGATCGGAACCGGTACAGATATTGCCATGGAAGCGGCAGATATTACGTTGATTCGTGGAGATTTGAATAGTATTGCA
- the copZ gene encoding copper chaperone CopZ, whose protein sequence is MENVTIKVEGMSCNHCVNAIEGSVGRLTGVKAVQVDLQGGSVAVSYDSEKVELSEIKETIEDQGYDVV, encoded by the coding sequence ATGGAAAATGTAACAATAAAAGTAGAAGGTATGTCTTGTAATCACTGTGTGAATGCCATTGAAGGAAGTGTCGGTCGGTTGACAGGAGTAAAGGCCGTGCAGGTTGATTTACAAGGAGGAAGTGTAGCGGTAAGCTATGACTCAGAAAAAGTAGAACTAAGTGAAATCAAAGAGACAATTGAAGATCAAGGTTACGATGTAGTCTAA